Below is a genomic region from Kribbella qitaiheensis.
TCTTCGGCGGGTTCTTCGCGTCCAGCCCGACCGCCGTGAACTTGGCCGAGTTCCAGTAGTCGATGTCGGTGTTCAGGTACCACGGGTAGCCGAACGTGCCGTTCTGGCCCTGGTACTGGTACGCCTGGATGCCGCCCTCGACGTACTCCTCCGACAGCTTCGGGTCGGCGGCCGCGACGTCGAGCAGCAGGTTCTGCTTGGCCAGCGGGAGGGCGAAGTCCGGCGGCAGGTTGACGACGTCCGGCAGTTGGCCGGCCGAGGCCTGGCTCAGCACCTTTTTGTCGTAGCCGTCACCCGGCTGGTCCAGCCAGGTCACCTTGGTGCCCGGGTACTTCGCCTCGAAGGCCTTGACCACACCTTCGACGTACGACGTGAACTTCGGCTTGAGCGCCCAGGTCTGCAGGCTCACCTCGCCGGTCACCTTGGTGTTCGCATCCACCGTCGGCTTGCTGTCGGACGACGTATCGTCCGAGGAGCCGAGCCCGCAGCCTGCGAGTGTGATGGCCGCGACGGCAAGAGCTGCCACCGGTATGAGACGACGACTACGCATGGGGTTCTCCTGAAGTGATAAACCGGTATAGCTCCTCGACTATCCACATCGTAGAATCCGCTGTCAAGGGGACAACAAGCGTCTCGCTTGCGGGACACTGGGTGAGGGAGGGCTGATGGCGCGACCGACGATCGCCGATATCGCCGACAAGGCAGGCGTCTCGAAAGGCGCGGTCTCGTTCGCGCTGAACGGGCGGCCCGGAGTCAGTGACGCGACCCGGGCGAGGATCCTGCAGATCGCCGAGCAGATGAGCTGGCGGCCGCACAGTGCCGCCCGCGCGCTCGGCGCCTCCCGGGTGGACTCCGTCGGCCTGGTGATCGCCCGGCCTGCCCGCACGCTCGGGGTCGAGCCCTTCTTCGCGCACCTGCTCTCCGGCCTGCAGTCGGGCCTGTCGGCGCACTCGATCTCGCTGCAACTGCTGATCGTGGAGAACACCGAGGCCGAGGTCGAGGTCTACCGGCGGTGGGCCTCCGAGCATCGCGTCGACGGCGTGATCCTGGTCGACCTGACCGTGCGGGACCCCCGGCTCGACGCTTTGAAAGCGCTGGAGATGCCGGCCGTGGTGATCGGCGGCCGGGGCGGCAAGGGCGCGCTCGCCTCGGTCTGGGCCGACGACCGGGACGCGATGCTCTCGATCGTGGACTACCTGGCCGCGCTCGGTCACCGCCGGATCGCGCACGTGGCCGGTACGCCGAACTTCCAGCACACCCAGCGCCGGATCAAGGCCGTCCGCGATGCGGCTCCCCGGCTCGGGCTGATCGACGCCCCTTCGCTGACGACCGACTTCAGTGACGCGGAAGGCGCCGCGACCACCCGCAAGCTGCTCTCGCAGGCGGATCGGCCGACCGCGATCGTCTACGACAGCGACGTGATGGCAGTGGCCGGGCTCGGCGTCGCGATGGAGATGGGCGTCTCGGTGCCCGGCGACCTGTCGATCGTGGCGTTCGACGACTCGATCCTGACCCAGCTGATGCATCCGGCGCTGACCGCGCTGTCCCGAGACACCTTCGACTTCGGCCGCCAGGCAGCCGAGGTCCTCCTGGAAGTGATCGCGACCCCCTCAGCAGTAATCAACCGCCGAACCGCAGACCCGGTCCTGACAGTCCGCGAGTCCACCGCTCCCCCAGCCCCCTGAACCCCGCCTCCCCTCACCCCACCCCCGCCTTCCCCGCCCCACCCCGCCTTCCCTCACCCAGCCCTCCCCCGCCTGCCCCCACCCCGCCTGCCCCCTCCCCGCCTGCCCCGCCCCACCCCGCCTTCCCTCACCCAGCCTGCCCTCACCGCACCCTCGACCATGGTCGACAGTTGGACTTTGTTGGCGTTCTTGGCTAAACCGATTTAGCATCCTTCTCATGCTCTTGGATCCCGTCACGCCTCGGTTCGGCGCGAACTACGTCCCGTCCTCCGGCTGGTTCTACAGCTGGCTCGACTACGACGGCGCCGCCGTCCGCCGGGACTTCGCCGACCTGGCCGGGCTCGGGCTCGACCACGTCCGGGTGTTCCCGATCTGGCCGTGGATCCAGCCGAACCGGGCGATCATCCGGCAGCGCGCGATCGACGACCTGCTCGATCTGATCGACGCGGCCGCGGAGTACGGGCTCGGGGTCGGGGTCGACCTGGTCCAGGGACACCTCTCGAGCTTCGACTTCCTGCCGTCGTGGGTGCTGACCTGGCACCGGCGGAGCATCTTCGAGGACATGAGCGTGCGCGACGGACTCACGGCGTACTGCGAGGCGGTGGCGGGCGCGGTGGCCACGCGGCCGAACGTCTTCGCGATCACGCTCGGGAACGAGGTGAACAACCTGTGGCCGGACAGTTCGACGACGCCTTCGAGTTCGACGAGCTGGGCGCGGGATCTCCTGGTCGCGGTGAAGAAGGCGGCGCCCGACGTACTGGCGTTGCATTCGGTCTTCGACGACGCCTGGTACAAGCCGGACCACCCGTTCCACCCGGTCGACATCGTCGATCTGGGTGAGCTGAGCACCGTCCACTCGTGGGTTTTCAACGGGGTCTCCCGAGTGGACGGGCCGCTCGGCCCCGCGACGCTGACGCACGCGGACTACCTCGTCGAGCTGGCCGCCGCGACCTCGCTGGATCCGTCGCGGCCAGTGTGGTTGCAGGAGATCGGCGTACCGGGCCCGGACATCCCGGTGAACTTGCAGGCGGAGTTCACCCGGCGGACAATCGATTCGGTAGTCCACAATCGGGCCCTGTGGGGCATCACCTGGTGGTCCTCCCACGACATCGACCGCCGCCTGCTCGACTTCCCGGACCGCGAATACGACCTAGGCCTCTTCACAGTCGACCACCAACGCAAGCCGGCCGCCGAAGCTCTGGCCGAGGTAATCGCGGAGGTCCGCTCAACCGGCGTCCACCCACAGCCCGCGACCACCATCACCGCCCCGATGAATCCCCGCACCGAGCCCCACCGCCGCGCCGAGATCGCCCCAGGCAGCAACTTCCACCTCGCCTGGGTAGCCGCCCGCGCAAACGGCCCAGTCCGGATCGCCCTCCCCACCAACAACTAGCCGCACACTCAACAGGCCCACCCCGTCGCAGCTCCTTCTGTCGCGGCTGTCTTCCGGCTGGCTTTGCGGTGGAGTGTCCCGACCGACAGGTAATGGCCGACCCCACACCTGAGCGCGAGGCTCAGCCAGGTGTCGTCTAGGGCGATTCCGGGGACTATTACCTGTCGCTCGGGACAGCACCCCCTTGAGGAGCGGCGTCTCCGGCGGATGATTGAGCGGCCGACGCAGGAGGGAGACTACCGGCGGTCGATGAGGACCTGGATGCCGTCGAGGATGCGGTTCAGGCCGAAGTCGAGGTCGTCGTCGACGGTGTCTTCGTACTCCTGGTTCATGTAGAGCGACAGCACCTTGTCGTAGCCGGCGGCAACCAATTGCGGGACGAGGAACTCCCCCACTGCCTGCGACTCGACAGGCGCGGAATTGCTGGCTGCCAGTTGCCGGAACAGGTTGGCATAGCTGCGGGCGAGTCCGTCGAAGAGCAGTGCGCAGCCCAGCATGTCGTGCTGGCTGAGCCCCGTCCCCTCCAGCACCCGGAGCAGAGTCTCCAGCCAGTGCAGCAGGTTCGGCGTCACCGGGGCGCCGCGGATGGGTACCTCCAGCAACCACGGGCGCTCCGCGTACCGGTCGACCTGCGCCTGACACCACGCGCGTGAGCCTTCCCGCCAGCCATCGGCCTCGAGGATCTCCGAAGGCGCGCGCCCCCAGGCCTTGTCGGCGACGAGAACGATCAGCTCGTCCTTGGAGCTGACGTAGCGGTACATCGCGTTGGTGCTGACGCCGAGGTGCGCCGCGATCCGCTGCAGTGAGATCGCCTCGAAGCCCAGGTTGTCACCGAACTCGATGCCGGTGGCCACGATCTGGTCGACGCTCAGCGCCGGCTTCGGGCCGCGCCGCTGGATCGGGTGAACGCCCCAGGACAGCGCGAGGCCGGGCGGCAGCTCTGCGCCGCCTCCACTGTCCATCGCCTCGCTCATGCTCTTCATCCTTCCGCATCCGAGCCCCGAAGTCGGCACCAAAGGGCAAACAGGGGAGCTAGCACCACCACCGAAACGGGTCTTCCACTCCTCGGCCGGATAACTGTTCAACCCCTACGCTTTTTCATCGTAGGCACCTCTCCTTCAGCGAAGGAAGACCACGATGAATTCCCTCCTCACCACCCTCGGCCCGCTGCTTTCCCCGGACGAAGTACTGCTGACGGACAACCTGTACGCCGATGTGGTGGTTACCAGCTCGTCAGGTGGCATCTCGGCCAGGCTGTTCGAGCAGGTTCGCAGTACGGAAGGTGTTTCCGCGGCCTCGGAGCCGGTCCGGAGCAAGGGGTGGATCGAGGAGCCGTACGACACGTCCCACACGAGTGATCCGTGGCCGCTGCTTGGGCTCAACGGAGCTGTGTACAAGGGGAAGGTGCGGGCTGGATCGCTGGATGAGCTGAGGGGTTCGACGATCGCTGTCGCGGTGCTGGATCGGCGTCGCGAGTTCGGGCTGCAGCGGCTGAGCGGGTCCACCCGGCGGCAGATCTCGAAGATGCTCTACCTGGAGAATCTGGTGATCGCGGCGATGGGCCTGGTCCTCGGGGTGGTCGCGGCCTGCTTCAGCATCTTCCCGATCGCGATCGCGATCGCGACCCGCGGGTGGCCGATCCCGTCCGGGCCGCTGTGGCTGCTGTTCGCCTGGATCGCCCTGGTCCTGCTGCTGGTACTCCCCGTGACCGCGATCGCCGGCCACCTCGCGATGCGCCCGAAGCCGATGGACGCAGTCAACTCCCCAGCGGGGTGATCTCAGGCTGGGGTGATCCAGCCGTAGCCGCCGTCTTCCAGGCGTACGACCTGGAGGCCGGCGGCCAGGCGCCGTACGTCGTCTGTCTCCAGTACTGCGGGCGCCGGTCCGGCCACATCGAGAACGAGCGCGGTGGCGCCCTCCTGGATCGCGGCGGTCGCGACCAGTTGCGCCTGAGCGGGCATCGGCCGTGCTTCGGGGCTCCACCTGGCGAGACTGTCGGTGCTGGTGAACGCCAGCAGCGCGTTCCGCCCGTCCTGCCCCTGCAGCAGCGCCACCGCCATGTCGGAGGTCTTGTCGTGCGCGAGCCCCTGCTCGTCGTACTCGACCTCGCCCAGCATCGCCACCACCGGCACCAGCAGCCGGGCCTTGGTCAGCGCGAGCAGAATCGCCCCCTGATCGCGCTCGAGCAGCGCCTGGCCGAGCGCGGGGTCAGCCGACCCGTCGTCGTTGTCGAACCCGGTAAAGGCCAAGCGGCGTTCTGGTTGCACCCGCCTATTGTCCCCGGAGCGCGGTTTCAGGGTGGCGTCAGGGCTCTTCCCCTCTTGGTTCCGGCGTTTCCTGTGCGAGCCTGGGTGTGTGCCTGACTTCAACGATGTGACGCTGCTGCCGCTGTGCGTGGGCCTGACGCTGCTCGGCCTGATCGGCTCGTGGATCGCCTGGCGGCGCCGCGGCCTGGCTGCCGGGACCCGCGGACTGGCCTGGTCGCTGCTGCCGGTCGCGCTGTACATGACCGGGCTGCTGAAGCTGCTCTGGGACATTGTGAAGTCCGCTGTCACCTGGGTCACGCATCTGATCTTCTCCCCCACCGTGTGGGCCGGCGCGGCGCTGTTCGGCGTCTCCGTCGTCCTGTACGTCGTGTCCGGTGTCGCCCGCAGTCGCGGTGGCGCCTCGGAGAAGGCACCCAAGACCAAGCCCGCGTCAGCCGCCGTCGGCGAACTGACGGCCACCGGGCCCGCCCCCGCCTCGGCCTCCGCCCCTGCTGCCAAGCCCGCCAAAGCCCCCAAGGCCAAGGCCGGGAAGGCTTCGAAGCAGGAGTCGTCGGAGTTCGACGAGATCGAGGACATCCTGAAGCGCCATGGAATCAACTGACCCACTGACCATCGACAGCCTCCTCGACCACGTCCTGGCCACGCCCGCCCGGCTCGGCCGGACCCGGCTGATCAGCGTCGACGGTCCCGCCGGCTCCGGCAAGAGCACCCTGGCCGGGCGGATCGCCGCCCGCGCCGAGGCCCGCGACCTGCACACCCTGGTCATCCACATGGACGACCTGTACGACGGGTGGGACGGCGCCGTCCGCGGCTTCGGCCTCCTCCGCGACCACGTGCTGAAGCGCCTCGCGGACGGCCGCGAGGGCCGCTACCGCCGCTACGACTGGAACTTGAACGCCTACGCCGAGCTCCACGTCGTACCGGTCACCCTAGATCTGCTGATCGTCGAGGGCGTCACCTCGGCCGACCGCGACGCCGACCCCTGGCAGTCGCTGAAACTGTGGATCGAGACCAGCAACGAGGTCCGCCTGGACCGAGGCATCACCCGCGACGGCGAAGCCCTCCGCGACCGCTGGCTCGACTGGATGCGCTGGGAACGCGACCACTTCGGCGCCGAGAACACCCGTTCCCGAGCCAACGTCATCGTCGACGGCTCCCCCGCGGCTCCCCACGATCCGGAGCTGGAACTGATCGCCAAGTCGGTCAACCTCTCGCACGACTCCGCCGCCTCCTGACAGGCCACCGCCCGGGCAGGTCGGTCATCGATTGGTGTCCGCTATGTGGTGTTAACCCACCAGGTGTTCGCCGTGGGTAAGGATGGGGACATGAGTGTTTTGCCGTCGGGCGAGCAGTGGACCATCCGGGCCGGTGGGTATGCCGGGACGGTGGTGAGTGTCGGAGGCGGTCTGCGCGGACTTGGCCACGAGGGGCGTGAGCTGCTCGTCGGGTATCCGGAGGACAAGGGCGCGCACGCGGGGATCGGGCAGCACATGTTCCCGTGGCCGAATCGGATCACCGACGGGAAGTACACCTTCCAGGGCGTCGATCAGCAGCTCTATCTGTCCGAGCCGGCCCGATCCAACGCGATCCACGGGCTGACCCGGTGGGCGAACTGGGAGCGCGCCGACGACGGGATCGACGAGTCCGTCGTCGAGGTGGCGCACCGGCTGCACGGACTCCCGGGGTACCCGCACCAACTGGACCTCGGGATCACCTACCGGCTCGGCGACGACGGCCTGACCGTCACCGCGAAGGCGACGAACATCGGTTCGAGCGACGCGCCGTACGGCTATGGCACCCATCCCTATCTCAGCGTCGGGCGCAAGATCGACGAGTGCGAGCTGGAGTTCACCGCGGACCAGTGGCTCGAGGTGACGCCGGATCGCCTGAGTCCGATCGGTACGGCGGCGGTCGCGGGCTCGCAGTACGACTTCGGCAAGGCGCGGCTGTTGCAGGATCTCGACATCGACAACGCGTTCACCGCCTTGCCGCCGGTCTGGTCGGTGACACTGACCGATCCGGACACCGGAAACCGGGCTGTGCTGACCAGCGACACCACGTGGATGCAGCTTTATACAGGGAATGCGATCGGCCGCGTCGGCCTCGCGGTCGAGCCGATGACGTGTCCGCCGGACGCCTTCATCAGCGGCGACGACCTGATCGTGCTGAAGCCGGGCGACGACCACACCACGACATACAGAATCAGCTGCTAGGCCCGGCCCCGTGGGCGCGCGCGACGCCGGCCAGGTGCTTGGCCGCGGCGCCCGCGCGGCTGCCTTCGGATGCCTGGATGGCGAGTACGCCGAGGCGGTTGCCGTTGGCATCGAACAGCTGCAGCCACGGGTCGCCCGGGTTGAACCGCAGCGCCTTCACGTCGCTCCAGGCGTAGCGGTACGACTTGAAGACGTTCCGCACCGCCAGCCCGTCCTCGTACGCCGTGACGCGGACCGTGCCCATCCGGTAGAGCAGCCACAGGACCACGCCGAAGAACGCCAGCAGGGTGAGCCGCTGGAACCAGCTGAAGGTGGCCCTGGACTCGTCGTCGAACCGGAACCAGATCACCCCGAAGACCGCGATGATGCAGACCCCCATCACCGCGGCCATCATCGCGATGATCCACGGGTGGAAGGTCCACAACGACGGCTTCTGGGTCATCTCATCAGATCCGGCAGGCGTGGATATCGGTGGTGAGGATGGCACGGGCACCGATCTCCCAGAGCTGGTCCATGATCCGCTGCGCTTCGGCCCGGGGCACCATCACGCGGACGGCGACCCAGCCTTCCCGATGAAGGGGTGACACCGTCGGCGACTCCAGGCCCGGTGCGACCGCGTTCGCGGCCTCCACCGCCTCGGCGCGGATGTCGTAGTCCATCATCACGTAGTTGCGCGCGACCAGGACGCCTTCGAGTCGCCGTACGAGCTGCTCCAGCCCGGCCGGCCGGTCCACGCCGTGACGGCGGATGAGGACCGCCTCGGACTTGAGAATCGGCTCGCCGAACACCTCCAGCCCAGCCTGGCGCAACGTCGTACCGGTCTCGACCACGTCGGCGATCACGTCGGCCACACCGAGCTGGACCGCGGACTCGACCGCGCCGTCCAGCCGGACCACGGACGCCTTGACGCCGTTCTCGTCGAGGTGGTCGGCGAGGATCCCGGCGAAGGAGGTGGCGATCCGCTTGCCTTCGAGGTCCTTGACCGACTGCGCGACGCCGGGCCGCCCTGCGAACCGGAAGGTCGAGCCGCCGAAGCCGAGACCCATGATGATGTCGTCGTCGGCGTGCGAGTCGAGCACCAGGTCGCGCCCGGAGATGCCGACATCGAGCGTGCCCTCGCCGACGTACACGGCGATGTCGCGGGGGCGCAGGTAGTAGAACTCGACGCCGTTGTCCGGATCGGTCAGGGAGAGGTCTTTGGTGGTCCGGCGCTGCCGGTAGCCGGCCTCGGTCAGGATGCTGATGGCGGCTTCGCTCAGCGAGCCTTTGTTCGGTACTGCGACGCGCAGCATGGCAATGGCCTATCTGTGAGAGGTGAACCGGTGATCCGTAGGGCGCTCCTACAGATGTCGGTACACGTCGTCGAGGCTCAGGCCGAGCGCGTGCATCATCACCTGCGCGTGGTAGAGCAGCTGGCTCAGCTCCTCCGCGGCCCGCTCCTTGCCCTCGTGCTCGGCGGCCATCCAGGACTCGGCGGCCTCCTCGACCAGCTTCTTGCCGATCGTGTGCACGCCGGCATCCAGCGCTGCCACCGTGCCGGAGCCCTCCGGTCGGGTCAGTGCCTTCTCGCCCAGCTCGGCGAAGAGTTCGTCAAAGGTCTTCATCGCTGGACCAGCCTAGTTGGTCCCCACCCGACCCCGTGCCCCCAGGTCTCGCTCTCCGGACGACCCGGCTCCGCCTGCCGCTGTCGGCGTGCTGGTTGGTGAGGCGTTCCGCCCGTGCGACTCAAGACTCGACCGCGGTATTAGCGGCTGTCAGGGAGCGGGGTGGGGAGTGCGCGTCGACGTACCAGGTGTGCCGCTCGCGCAGCAGGCGGCGGGCCATCGCGTGGTCGAGGCCGTCGGTCTCTTTCCTGAGGTGGAACGGCGGCGGGAAGTAGCAGTCGCCGAGCAGCATCACGCGGGCGTCCGGAATGGTCACGACGAGCGAGTCCGGCGCATGGTTGCCGCCGACATGACGCAGCTGTACGCCGTACGCCAGGTCGAGCTTGTCCTCGAAGGTGCGGTGCGGCGGGAGCACTTCGAACCCGTCCCAGTCGGGCATCGCGAGGGCGCGAGCGCGGAAGCTCGGTCCGAGTTTTGGGTTCTCGGTCACCTGGTCGCGGAGGTATTGGTGGCTCCATGGCCGGTTTGCTTCGGTGGTGAGCAGGTCGGTCGCTGAGGCGTGGGCGACGATCTCGACGCCCTTCCAGGCGCAGGCGCCCCAGGTGTGGTCCCAGTGGTGATGGGTGTAGACGAGGGTTGTCGGTGCGGGCAGGCCCTGCCTCGGTGATTGCCTGCTGGATCTCGCGGGCGTGGGCCGGGCTGTTGCCGGCGTCGACGAGGATGCTGCCGTCGTCGCCGGTGATCAGGGCGACCGAGGCGCGGATCGCTTCCGGATCCGGGTCGTGTGGGTAGAGCCACACCCGGCCGCTGACCTGCTGCAACTTTTCGACCATCTGGCAGACGATAGCTGTCATGCCAACAAGAGTCCGCGCCCTGGGAATCGTCCCCGGCACCCTGCCGACCGGCCCCCTGAACGCCATCACCGACGTCCCCGGCGTCCTGGTCGGCCACACCACGATCGACGATGGCGGCCTCCACACAGGTGTCACCGCGATCGTGCCCCCGGGCTTCCACCCCGAAGCACCCGATGCGGTTCGGTTGCCGGCGGCGGTCGCGGTGGGGAATGGGTATGGGAAGTTGGTTGGGTCGACTCAGGTGGATGAGCTCGGGGTGCTCGAGACGCCGATTCTGCTGACCGGGACGTTGTCGGTCTTTCGGGTCGCCGACGCGCTGGTGACCTGGTTGCTCGAGCGGGATCCGGAGGCGACCAGCCTGAATCCCGTGGTCGGCGAGACGAACGATGGTTTCTCTCCGACATCCGTCGCCGCCCGATCACCCCCTCGCATGTCTTCGCCGCACTGTCGTCGGCATCCGCGGAGCTGCCCGCCGAGGGCTGCGTCGGCGCCGGGACCGGAACCGCAGCACTCGGGTTCAAAGCAGGCATCGGTACGTCGTCCCGCCAAGCGCCAGGCGGCACGGTCGGCGTACTGGTCCAATCCAACTTCTCGGGGATCCTCACAGTGCTCGGTACGCCGGTCTCTGCTCCTCAAGCCATCGGTACGCCGGGTGGCAACTCCTGCATGATCGTCGTCGCCACAGACCTCCCCCTCGACGCCCGCCAACTCGGCCGAGTCGCCCGCCGCGCGATCTTCGCGATGGGCCGGGTCGGTTCCGACTACGCACCCGGCAGCGGCGACTACGCGATCGCCTTCAGCACAGCGACCACTTCCGGCGTACCGGAATCCGAACTCGGCAAGGTCTTCCAAGCGACGATGGAGGCGACCGAGGAGGCCCTACTCAACTCGCTGACGATGGCTGTTGACGTCACCGGCTTCAGCGGCAACACGCGCTCCGCAGTACCGCTTGAGCTGGTCGCGGCAGCAGGTCGTCACAGCTGACCACCGCCCAGGCCTCCGAGGCGAATCCGTTCCTCGGCGAACGCCCAGCAGCAGCCTCCGGCGTCCCGAGCGACAGGTAATGGGCCCGTATCCGGCCCCCGTCACCACCCGGCTGAGCGCGAAACTCAAGCCAGCAGCCGCCCATTACCTGTCGCTCGGGACACCTCGCCCACTGATCACCTGCGTCCGGCGGTACGGGTGAGGCCTGCCGCGAGCAGGGAGCCGAACGCTCCGATCGCTGACACTGTCCGGATCACGTGCGCGAGTTGCCAGTGATTGCGTACGGTCGCCCAGTCCGACGGCGGTGATTGCACTGACCAGTCCGCTTGGTCGGCATTGATCGGCAGATTGACTGCCAGCGACACTGCGAAGACGACCACCAGCAACGCGATACCCGCGATCAGGAACCACCGGTCGTTGCCTCGGGCCCTGAAGGTGAGTACGGCGAGGATCAGGGTGCTGACCAGCGCCGGGATCAAGGTGACGGACGCCAACCGGTCGAGGGAATCGAGCTCGACCTTCCGAACCTGCGTGTAGACCGAGCCGTCGTACGCCCGCAATGACTTCTCCAGTACGAGTACCGCGAGGAGGAAGCCGGAGAAGAGTCCGGTGAAAAGGAGGCTCACGCCGCGGAAGACCACGATTGCCGGGCGGACCGTAGTCATTTCAGTAGCCCGCGCTGACTGGCTGATTCAGCATCGCGGGGTTGTCGAGCGCCGCCAGCATCAGGTGGGCGACGTCGGCTCGCGAGATGCTGTAGGTACGCGGCACGGTGTCGCCGATCGAGACCCGGTACTTGCCGGTCAGCGACTTGCCGGTGAGCTTGGGCGGCCGGACGATGGTCCACTCGGTCGAACTGCTCATGATGTCGGCCTCCATCAGCCGCAGATCGGCGTACACATCGGCCGCGAAAGCGTTGATCATCGGCAGCACGACGCGACGGTTGAGGAAGCTCTCGTCCGGCGGGATCGGCCCGAGCGGGATCGCGCTGACCGCGACGAACCGATGGACGCCTACCGCCGCCATCGCCGCGAGAATCGAGCGGGTACTGCCCGAAGCGACAGGTCCGTCCTTGCGGCCGCGAGCGCCGACACCCGACACGACCGCCGTACTCCCGTCGAGCGCCGGCCGCAGCGTCTCCGGATCTTTGAGGCCGGGCACCCGGAACACCTGCAGCGATGGGTGGCTCACGTCGTAGGTCGACGACTCGCGCACCACCGCCGCGACCTTGTGGCCGGCGGCCAGCGCCTGCTCCACCACCTGGCCGCCGATCCCACCGGTCGCCCCGAAAACCGTGATCTTCATCCGAGCTCCTAGTTCTGGAACAGACCGGGCTGCGGTACCGTCCCTGATGTCAGCTGATCCGTAACTAATATAATACGGGAATCATAATATATTGACCCAAGAGAACCTAACGAGATCCGTCAGCGCCGCCGCGTAGGCGAGGTCGATCGGCCTCGTAGAGGGTGAGGACCGCCGTGGCGAGGCGGGTTAGTTCTGCCCGGAGTTCAGGCGGTTCCAGTACTTCGAGGTCGCCGGCGTAGCGGATGAGCTGGGTGGCGGCATTCGGGACGGACTCGATCGGGACCGAGACGGTGATGCTGCCGTCCTCATCCGGTCCCGCCCCGGCGTCGGTGATTGCCTTCAGCAACAGCGTGGCGGACAGATCCGCGAGCCGGCGTACGAGCGCGGGCGCGATCCGGACCGAGGCGTGCGCGGTGAACCGGCGTACCTCGAACTGGTCGAGATGCTCCTGCCAGTACTTCGGCAGGTCGAACCCGGCGACCCTGGTGAAGCTCTCGTCGGTCGAGGTCAGGTCGAGGATATTGGAGACCCGGTAGGTCCGGATCGAGCTCCCAGACGCCGAAGCCGCGACGTACCAACTGCCGTTTTTCAAGACCAGCCCGTACGGCGACAGCGTGCGCTCGACCTCGCGCGGCGCCTCCCAGCGGCGGTAGAGCACCTTGATCCGGCGAGCGTGCAGCACCGCCTCGGCGATCGCTGCGAGGTGCGGCGAAGCTTCGGCATCGCGGTACCAGGCCGGCATATCGAGGTAGAACCGGTTCTTCAGCCGACCGGCGCGATCGCGCTGATCGGGCGCCAGCGCGGCGAGCAGCTTCAACTCGGCCCCACTGGTCTGCTCGGTCAGCCCGAGCGCGGCCGCCGGACCTGGCATGCCGACCATGAACAACGCGGCCGCCTCCTGCTCGGTGAGGCCGGTCAGCTTGGTGCGATAACCGTCGACCAGCCGGTATCCCCCGGCCCGCCCCTGGTCGGCGTACACCGGAACGCCGGCTGCGGCGAGCGCCTCGACATCGCGATAGATCGTCCGCAGCGACACCTCGAGCTCATCGGCCAGCTCGCGCGCAGTCAGCCGCCTGCGCGTCTGGAGCAGCAGGAGGATCGACAACAACCGGCTTGAACGCATGCTCCGAGACTAGTTCTAAACACTGCCACTCACTGTCAGGTTTATCCGAGAAGCTCTGGTCATGAGCAAACTGACCAGTGATTTCGACTTCCTGACCGGCCACTTCGATGTCGTCAATCGCATCCTGACGGCCTCCGGCGAGTGGGAGGAGTACGCCGGGACCTGCAGCGGGCCGGACCCATCACGACGGGGCCGTCAGCATCGACGAAGCCCGGTTCCCGACCAAGGCGTCGTACGGGCTGTCGCTCCGGCTCTTCAACCCGGCCG
It encodes:
- a CDS encoding LacI family DNA-binding transcriptional regulator, translated to MARPTIADIADKAGVSKGAVSFALNGRPGVSDATRARILQIAEQMSWRPHSAARALGASRVDSVGLVIARPARTLGVEPFFAHLLSGLQSGLSAHSISLQLLIVENTEAEVEVYRRWASEHRVDGVILVDLTVRDPRLDALKALEMPAVVIGGRGGKGALASVWADDRDAMLSIVDYLAALGHRRIAHVAGTPNFQHTQRRIKAVRDAAPRLGLIDAPSLTTDFSDAEGAATTRKLLSQADRPTAIVYDSDVMAVAGLGVAMEMGVSVPGDLSIVAFDDSILTQLMHPALTALSRDTFDFGRQAAEVLLEVIATPSAVINRRTADPVLTVRESTAPPAP
- a CDS encoding glycoside hydrolase 5 family protein, whose product is MLLDPVTPRFGANYVPSSGWFYSWLDYDGAAVRRDFADLAGLGLDHVRVFPIWPWIQPNRAIIRQRAIDDLLDLIDAAAEYGLGVGVDLVQGHLSSFDFLPSWVLTWHRRSIFEDMSVRDGLTAYCEAVAGAVATRPNVFAITLGNEVNNLWPDSSTTPSSSTSWARDLLVAVKKAAPDVLALHSVFDDAWYKPDHPFHPVDIVDLGELSTVHSWVFNGVSRVDGPLGPATLTHADYLVELAAATSLDPSRPVWLQEIGVPGPDIPVNLQAEFTRRTIDSVVHNRALWGITWWSSHDIDRRLLDFPDREYDLGLFTVDHQRKPAAEALAEVIAEVRSTGVHPQPATTITAPMNPRTEPHRRAEIAPGSNFHLAWVAARANGPVRIALPTNN
- a CDS encoding TetR/AcrR family transcriptional regulator → MSEAMDSGGGAELPPGLALSWGVHPIQRRGPKPALSVDQIVATGIEFGDNLGFEAISLQRIAAHLGVSTNAMYRYVSSKDELIVLVADKAWGRAPSEILEADGWREGSRAWCQAQVDRYAERPWLLEVPIRGAPVTPNLLHWLETLLRVLEGTGLSQHDMLGCALLFDGLARSYANLFRQLAASNSAPVESQAVGEFLVPQLVAAGYDKVLSLYMNQEYEDTVDDDLDFGLNRILDGIQVLIDRR
- a CDS encoding FtsX-like permease family protein, which translates into the protein MNSLLTTLGPLLSPDEVLLTDNLYADVVVTSSSGGISARLFEQVRSTEGVSAASEPVRSKGWIEEPYDTSHTSDPWPLLGLNGAVYKGKVRAGSLDELRGSTIAVAVLDRRREFGLQRLSGSTRRQISKMLYLENLVIAAMGLVLGVVAACFSIFPIAIAIATRGWPIPSGPLWLLFAWIALVLLLVLPVTAIAGHLAMRPKPMDAVNSPAG
- a CDS encoding SseB family protein, translated to MQPERRLAFTGFDNDDGSADPALGQALLERDQGAILLALTKARLLVPVVAMLGEVEYDEQGLAHDKTSDMAVALLQGQDGRNALLAFTSTDSLARWSPEARPMPAQAQLVATAAIQEGATALVLDVAGPAPAVLETDDVRRLAAGLQVVRLEDGGYGWITPA
- a CDS encoding uridine kinase family protein, coding for MESTDPLTIDSLLDHVLATPARLGRTRLISVDGPAGSGKSTLAGRIAARAEARDLHTLVIHMDDLYDGWDGAVRGFGLLRDHVLKRLADGREGRYRRYDWNLNAYAELHVVPVTLDLLIVEGVTSADRDADPWQSLKLWIETSNEVRLDRGITRDGEALRDRWLDWMRWERDHFGAENTRSRANVIVDGSPAAPHDPELELIAKSVNLSHDSAAS
- a CDS encoding aldose 1-epimerase family protein gives rise to the protein MSVLPSGEQWTIRAGGYAGTVVSVGGGLRGLGHEGRELLVGYPEDKGAHAGIGQHMFPWPNRITDGKYTFQGVDQQLYLSEPARSNAIHGLTRWANWERADDGIDESVVEVAHRLHGLPGYPHQLDLGITYRLGDDGLTVTAKATNIGSSDAPYGYGTHPYLSVGRKIDECELEFTADQWLEVTPDRLSPIGTAAVAGSQYDFGKARLLQDLDIDNAFTALPPVWSVTLTDPDTGNRAVLTSDTTWMQLYTGNAIGRVGLAVEPMTCPPDAFISGDDLIVLKPGDDHTTTYRISC
- a CDS encoding PH domain-containing protein, coding for MTQKPSLWTFHPWIIAMMAAVMGVCIIAVFGVIWFRFDDESRATFSWFQRLTLLAFFGVVLWLLYRMGTVRVTAYEDGLAVRNVFKSYRYAWSDVKALRFNPGDPWLQLFDANGNRLGVLAIQASEGSRAGAAAKHLAGVARAHGAGPSS